Sequence from the Synechococcus sp. HK05 genome:
CCCACAGCAGTCATGGCCATGACGTGGGTCCGGCTGGCAGCACCTACGACCTGCGCTGGATCGACGCGATGGTGCAGCACCACACCGGAGCGCTGCGCATGAGTGAGTTCGTGTTCAACGTGGGCTCCCCGGGAGTGGGGGCTCTGGCGAACACCATCTGGAGCGATCAAGCCCGCGAGATCAAGGCGATGGGGCAATGGCGCAAAGCTTGGTATCCGCAGGCGCCCGTGTATCCGGTGACGCTGCCGCCGGGCGGCGACCCCAACAGCCTGGCGGCGCTGCGGCGCATGTCCACCGCGCAGATCGCAGCGATGCAGATGGCCGGCACGGCGCCCAGCCCCGACACACGGGTGACCTGGTTCCTGGAGGGGATGATCGCCCATCACGGCGGAGCGTTGCAGATGGCCCACGACGCCCTGGACAAGAGCAGCAACCCCACCATCCGCCGCCTTGCGCGGGAGATCATCGTGGCCCAGCGCCGCGAAATCCTTGAGCTGCGGCGCATGCTCCGCCACGACGGTCTCAACAAGCCTTCCTATTACCAGTACGACGCGCTTTTTTCCCTGTGAATCAGCACGTGCTTCACCGTTCCAACCTCGCCGCTGTGGCCATCGGC
This genomic interval carries:
- a CDS encoding DUF305 domain-containing protein, which translates into the protein MRLLLALAASATLLAPPVLAQSGQEHHDHGQHAMPMPTSGSSDHGAHSSHGHDVGPAGSTYDLRWIDAMVQHHTGALRMSEFVFNVGSPGVGALANTIWSDQAREIKAMGQWRKAWYPQAPVYPVTLPPGGDPNSLAALRRMSTAQIAAMQMAGTAPSPDTRVTWFLEGMIAHHGGALQMAHDALDKSSNPTIRRLAREIIVAQRREILELRRMLRHDGLNKPSYYQYDALFSL